CTAATCCACGACTGGTTCACCCAGATCGCCGAAGAGTTCCCTTCTCCCTTCATCCACATCGGCGCTGATGAAACATTCGATCTCGGCCTTGGTCGCACCAAAGATCAAGTTCAAAAGAATGGCCTCGGACCGACCTACGTACAATTCCTCGCTTCAATCGACAAAGAGCTTGCGCCTCTCCATCGTCGTCTACTTTTCTGGGGAGACATCGGCGGCAGCGATCCCAAAGCCGTCGCAGGCCTTCCAAAAGATATGATCGCGATTCCGTGGGTCTATGACCCTGAGAAGAGCTATGACCAGTACATCAAGCCCTTCGCCGACAACGGCATTGAAACCTGGGTTGCCCCCGGCGTCGCCAACTGGAACCTGGTCTACCCCGACAACTCCATCTCGCTACCCAACATTCAAGGATTCGCCCGCGACGGCCAGCGTCTCGGCAGCACCGGCCTCCTGACAACAGTCTGGAACGACGATGGCGACGGTCTCTTCAACGAAGACTGGTACGGCGTACTCTTTACCTCCGCAGCAGGTTGGCAGCCAGGAGAGGCCTCAATCCCTGCCTACAAAGCCGTCTATGGACCAATCCTCCATGAAGACTTCAGCGGCAAGATCAACCAGGCACAGGAAGAGCTGATTGCAGCCAACGCAGTCTTCGGCAAAGCCAAGGTCGATATGAATTCGAACGACCTCTTCTGGATGGATCCCTGGAGCGCCGAAGGTCAGGTTATCTCAACCAAATTGCGCCCCTACAATTCCGAGCTTCGAGAACACGCAGAGCGCGCCGTAGTCCTGCTCACCGAGGTCCGCACCGCCAATCCACATCTCAAAGAAATGGCTGCCGTAGAAGCCATGGACCTTGGAGCTCGCCGTCTCGATTTGATCGGAATGAAGTTCCAGTACGGCGACGAAATGCAGCACTTCTACGCAACCGTATACAAGCGTCAGCACGATATGGACCACTCCAGTGTGCTCGACAACTCCCTCTACGCCATCAGCAGCAACAATGGCCGCTGCCAGGATCTGCGCGATGCCTACTCCGCAATCAAGGATCAGTATCGCGAAGTATGGCTCGCCGAAAATCGTCCCTATTGGCTCGGCAATGTGATGGTTCGCTTCGATCTGGAGATGCAGCGCTGGCAACAACGCGGATATGCTTTCGCAACCGTGATTCGCAGCTTTGACAACAACAAGGGACTGCCGCCCGCTGAGACTTTTGGCATGCCTGCGGTCGAGGCTGCACAATAGTAATGTGAAGTTTAGTTGAAAAGGGGAAAATCAGGAATGTCGGCGAGAAAGAATCATGGGATTACCAGGCGAGAGTTGATCGGCGGACTTTCGGCAATTGGAGCATATACAGCGTTAGGGCTTCCCGCCATCGCACGCGGCGAGTCCAACAAGCACTCTAAAAAAGAGCAGGGCTACCCAGTCAACATCTTCCTGGGCACCGGTGGCCACGGACATACCTATCCCGGTGCAACCGTTCCCTTCGGCATGGTTCAACTCAGCCCCGATACGTACAACGATGACTGGGACTGGTGCTCCGGCTATCACTCGACCGACACCTCCATCATGGGCTTCAGCCACACGCACCTGAGCGGTACAGGTTGCGGCGATCTCCTGGACTTTCTCGTCATGCCTCGCATTGGCGAAGTACACCTTGAGCCAGGCGACCGCAAAGATCCCTCCGCGGGCTATCGCTCCACCTTTGACAAAAAAACCGAGGTCGCAACCCCCGGCTACTACTCCGTCCTGCTCGCGGACTCCGGCATCACAGCCGAGCTGACGGCAACGGAACACGCCGGCCTGCACCGTTACACATTTCCCGCCAGCGATTCCGCACATGTCATTGTTGACCTCACCCATGTCTACGGACAGCTTGACCGAAGCCTCGGCTGGTGCAGCGCACAGATTTCAGGCAATGACACGCTTCTGCTCGGCCACATGACCAACGCCTGGGGTACGAACCGCGAGATGTACGCGGCGATGCAGTTCTCCAAACCCTTCGGCAAAGTCGATGTCTATCTCGATGGCAAACTGGTCGAGTCCCCATCGGGCGAGACACGCGGCAAAAACGTCAAGCTCGTCATTCACTACAAGACCACAGCCGACGAAAAGCTGCACGTCAAAACCGGAATCTCCGGTACCGGAACTGCAGGCGCACAGAAAAATCTCAAAGCAGAAATTCCCTCATGGGACTTCCGCAAGATTCAAACCAGCGCCGCTCATCAATGGCAGGATCAGCTCGGTAAAATTCAGATCGAGAGTTCACGCCCTGATCCAGACCTCAATGAGCGCACACTCTTCTACACATCGCTCTACCACTCCATGCTCGGCCCCACGCTCTTTGACGATGTAGACGGCCTCTACCGCGGCATGGATGGCAAGAATCATCAGCTCGATCACGGTCAGCGCAACTACACCACCTACTCGCTCTGGGATACCTATCGCGCCGAGCATCCTCTCTTTACGCTCATCCACGCGGATCGTGTACCGGATATGGTCAACAGCCTGATTCTCATGGCGGAACAAAGCCCGGCAGGCATGCCAGTATGGCCGCTGCAAGGCACCGAAACAGGCACCATGACCGGCTATCACTCTGCCTCCGTCATGGCCGAGGCCTGCGCCAAGAACTTCTCTGGCATCGACTGGAATCGCGCCTACAAAGTCATGCACAAGCGTGCCTTCGTCGATGACTATCGCGGCCTCAACTGGTATCGCAAACTCGGCTACATTCCATGCGATCTCGAAGAAGAATCCGTCTCTAAAACTCTCGAATATGACTACAACGATTGGGGAGTCGCACACGTCGCCGCACGCGTTGGCCAATCTGAAGACGCAAACTTCCTTCTCAAGCGCAGCCGCAACTATCGCAACTTCTGGGATCAATCCACAGGGTTCCTTCGTCCTAAATTCGAGAATGGAAGCTGGTCAACACCGTTCGATCC
Above is a window of Acidicapsa ligni DNA encoding:
- a CDS encoding GH92 family glycosyl hydrolase — translated: MSARKNHGITRRELIGGLSAIGAYTALGLPAIARGESNKHSKKEQGYPVNIFLGTGGHGHTYPGATVPFGMVQLSPDTYNDDWDWCSGYHSTDTSIMGFSHTHLSGTGCGDLLDFLVMPRIGEVHLEPGDRKDPSAGYRSTFDKKTEVATPGYYSVLLADSGITAELTATEHAGLHRYTFPASDSAHVIVDLTHVYGQLDRSLGWCSAQISGNDTLLLGHMTNAWGTNREMYAAMQFSKPFGKVDVYLDGKLVESPSGETRGKNVKLVIHYKTTADEKLHVKTGISGTGTAGAQKNLKAEIPSWDFRKIQTSAAHQWQDQLGKIQIESSRPDPDLNERTLFYTSLYHSMLGPTLFDDVDGLYRGMDGKNHQLDHGQRNYTTYSLWDTYRAEHPLFTLIHADRVPDMVNSLILMAEQSPAGMPVWPLQGTETGTMTGYHSASVMAEACAKNFSGIDWNRAYKVMHKRAFVDDYRGLNWYRKLGYIPCDLEEESVSKTLEYDYNDWGVAHVAARVGQSEDANFLLKRSRNYRNFWDQSTGFLRPKFENGSWSTPFDPIDMGHSSKWRDYTESNAWQTTFGVQHDVTSYIELLGGDQAFVAKLDQLFDGPSTLPKDAPPDIAGMIGQYAHGNEPSHHIAYLYAFAGQPHKTQQRIHQIVTTLYSNSLDGIAGNEDCGQMSAWFILSAIGFYSVDPVSTKYIIGTPLYDRVTLNLAGGKKLIIEARRESAESIYINSAELDGKPHSKSWFHHADVERGGHFVFDLKNQPNEKFGASVEDRPKSELTVSA
- a CDS encoding beta-N-acetylhexosaminidase — translated: MSNTCKTSVVLRHGFVKTLCLSAGLCLLIAPATGAFAETHLLPQPRELHLSGKIDTPEKVEVRVPGHDAEDEFAARTITKEAPVSGKQGYPVTILRADSSKAHDILSEEKLTFAPEMTDQGYILVIRTKEAFIIGSTSAGVFYGAQTLRQLLTTSDPQSGLPTGTIRDWPAMKYRGMDDDLSRGPVPTLEFQKHQIEIFASVKMNIYSPYIEHTLAYDKAPMAAPRGGALTRADVAELVKFATQYHVTVVPEQEAFGHLHHVLKYELYKDDAETPHGFVLAPGQSGTLPLIHDWFTQIAEEFPSPFIHIGADETFDLGLGRTKDQVQKNGLGPTYVQFLASIDKELAPLHRRLLFWGDIGGSDPKAVAGLPKDMIAIPWVYDPEKSYDQYIKPFADNGIETWVAPGVANWNLVYPDNSISLPNIQGFARDGQRLGSTGLLTTVWNDDGDGLFNEDWYGVLFTSAAGWQPGEASIPAYKAVYGPILHEDFSGKINQAQEELIAANAVFGKAKVDMNSNDLFWMDPWSAEGQVISTKLRPYNSELREHAERAVVLLTEVRTANPHLKEMAAVEAMDLGARRLDLIGMKFQYGDEMQHFYATVYKRQHDMDHSSVLDNSLYAISSNNGRCQDLRDAYSAIKDQYREVWLAENRPYWLGNVMVRFDLEMQRWQQRGYAFATVIRSFDNNKGLPPAETFGMPAVEAAQ